The segment GACAGCTGGATCGATCAACTCGCCCGTGATTTCGGTGGAAAGATGCCACATGGTCGGTGTCGACAGCAGCGAAGGGCCAACGGGTATATGCAGATTACGGCAATAGGGGCGTAGGGCTTCGGCTACTGCATCCACAACCAGTGCATGTTCGTGACGATCCTTGGCAGATTGCTGCAATGCTTCGATGCGACGCTGGTCTTCAACCGGGTCGCCGGAGCGGGGTACAGAGCCTGCCAGCGGGTTGGACATGATCAGCTTGCCACGACGTGACAGCAGTAGTTCCGGACTGGCGCCAACCAAGGTACTGGGTCGCGTCTCACCGTGTTCAATTGCAAAGGTATAGCCGCGTGGGCTGCGAATGGCCAAACGAGCCAACAGACTGGGGATGTCGACGGTTGCATCGACCGTCATCGAACGCGACAGCACGACTTTTTCCATCAGCCGGTCGCGAATCTGGCTCAATGCATTGCTGACCAGCTGCTGATAGCCAACCGGGCTGGGTGTGCAGCGTACTGCCAATGGGCCGATCGGCGGTATGGGTGCTTGCCACTGCTCTGCCATCAATGGCGAGCTACCCAGGCCAAAACCCAACATGGCCCCAGCGGGTAATACCAAATGGGCGGGCTGATCGCCACGAAACGGTACGGCGCCAATCAGCATGGGGGCTGGCAGGCCATCACGACTGGCATCGGCCAACACCGCGGTGGCGGCTTGAGCCAGACCTTGCTGGGTGGCTTGACGCAGGATGGTTTCGGCACCGTGGGTGAGAACAGCGCGTTGTGCGGAAACGAACAGATTGGAGCCAGGTTGGTATCGATTCAGCAGATCGGCTGGGCGGCAAGCAAGTGCGGCAGCCTCGCGAAAGCGATCATTCATAACGTTAACCTCATTGCAGTTGCCGGCGCGGATGGACCGGCGTGCCAACAGGGTGAGACGCATGCGGTGGCAATACGTCGGCGGAATAGGTGGCAGGACATGGGTTGCTCCATGCTGCATGCCGGCATATTAAAGCAAAACGATAATTGTTATCAAATGCAAATGAGATTGACTGCTAATTGCAATATTTGGCATGATAGTTGCCACTTGATTTGCCGCAATGCCTTAGCTGTTGCGGTACTGCATGATTGGAAGCAAATGTTTCCTGTATTCACACATCGTTAGATGTGGCAAAGCAGCGGCTGTCATTGGTTTCTGTTCATGTCAGTCCAGCGATGAGACATGATGCGCGCTGCGGGCTGGCCCATCAGGTGTTGCCTGGATCGGGCAGCGTTACGCTGGGGAAAGTACTGGCTATCCAGCCCTGATATCTCCATGCCAGACTGACTGGCTTCGACCGATGACAGTACCGGTGCACCGTTTGTGCAAGCAATGCTGTGTAACCACTGGGTTGCACATCAATTCATTCGATAGCGACTAGAGAATCATGAAACGAGACCTGACCGCGACGCTAACCCATGCGACCAGTCGGCTGGCGCAGGCTGAATCCATTCCAAGCCCGGCTGAACTGCACGCCAGCCTACCTGGCACCCCAGCCACATTTGATACCATCCTGACGGGCCGGCGGACGTTGGCCGATATTCTGGATCGTCGCGATCCACGCTGGATGGTGGTGGTTGGCCCATGCTCGATTCATGACCCGGTAGCGGCGCTGGATTATGCAGCACGTCTGCGCGCGTTGGCAGACGAGCTTTCCGATACCTTATATGTTGTCATGCGTACTTACTTCGAAAAGCCACGCACCACGGTAGGCTGGAAGGGCTTGATCAATGATCCGTATCTGGATGGTAGTTGTCGGATAGCTGAGGGAATGTATTTGGCCCGCGAGCTGATGTTGAAGGTCAATGCATTGGGCTTGCCGCTGGCGGCAGAAGCACTGGACCTGTTTTCAACTCCCTATCTGGGTGATTTGGTCAGTTGGACCGCCATCGGTGCCCGGACCACCGAATCACAGCCACATCGCGAAATGTCGTCGGGTCTACCGACGCCGGTTGGCTTCAAGAATGGTACCGATGGTAATGTGGAAACTGCGATCCATGCCATGTCTGCTGCGGCACGTTCTCACACCTTTCTGGGAGTGGATGAGCAAGGCCGCACGGCTGTATTGCGTACCCCGGGCAACCGCCATGGCCATTTGATTCTACGCGGTGGCGGTGGCCGACCCAATTACGATTCGGTCAGCGTCATGCAGGCAGAAGCGGTATTGGCCAAGCACCACTTGCCAGCCAACATTGTTATCGACTGCGCTCATGGCAATTCCAACAAGCAACCGCAGCGCCAACCTTTGGTCATGGCGGATGTGGTCAACCAGATTGAACAGGGTAACCGTTCGATTGTGGGGGTGATGGTCGAGAGTTTTCTCGAGGCTGGTAGCCAGCCTGTCCTGCCAGAACGTCACCGGATGCGTTATGGCTGCTCAATCACGGATGCCTGCATTGACTGGACCACCACAGAGACCATGTTGCGTCAGGCACACCAGCGGTTGCGCCCGATTGTGGCAGAGCGTCTGTTGGAATCCGCGGCCTGAATGGCTTTGCCCCCTCAAGGGGGTAAAGCATCATATGGCGCACAAAATTGCATGGACGCAGGCCCGCCAGTACCTGCATTGTTGAACTCTCCGCTACAAAACAACATGCTGCATATCGTCTTCATTTCCCCAGTGTGTGGACAGGTTCACCACTTCTGATTCAGTCAACCCACGCGTTGGTTGT is part of the Chitinivorax sp. B genome and harbors:
- a CDS encoding isochorismate synthase — its product is MNDRFREAAALACRPADLLNRYQPGSNLFVSAQRAVLTHGAETILRQATQQGLAQAATAVLADASRDGLPAPMLIGAVPFRGDQPAHLVLPAGAMLGFGLGSSPLMAEQWQAPIPPIGPLAVRCTPSPVGYQQLVSNALSQIRDRLMEKVVLSRSMTVDATVDIPSLLARLAIRSPRGYTFAIEHGETRPSTLVGASPELLLSRRGKLIMSNPLAGSVPRSGDPVEDQRRIEALQQSAKDRHEHALVVDAVAEALRPYCRNLHIPVGPSLLSTPTMWHLSTEITGELIDPAVNSLEIALALHPTPAIGGYPTEPARQFILDHEGFDRGLFTGLVGWCDASGDGEWAVTIRCAEVTEQDVTVFAGAGVVAGSTPLSELNETSAKLRTMLSAMGLEAALEQTA
- a CDS encoding 3-deoxy-7-phosphoheptulonate synthase yields the protein MKRDLTATLTHATSRLAQAESIPSPAELHASLPGTPATFDTILTGRRTLADILDRRDPRWMVVVGPCSIHDPVAALDYAARLRALADELSDTLYVVMRTYFEKPRTTVGWKGLINDPYLDGSCRIAEGMYLARELMLKVNALGLPLAAEALDLFSTPYLGDLVSWTAIGARTTESQPHREMSSGLPTPVGFKNGTDGNVETAIHAMSAAARSHTFLGVDEQGRTAVLRTPGNRHGHLILRGGGGRPNYDSVSVMQAEAVLAKHHLPANIVIDCAHGNSNKQPQRQPLVMADVVNQIEQGNRSIVGVMVESFLEAGSQPVLPERHRMRYGCSITDACIDWTTTETMLRQAHQRLRPIVAERLLESAA